TGCATTTAAGGGGATGTTTCGAGGGGTGCAAGACTGCCAAGATCTCCTTGATTTGATCTGTGTCTTTTTGTGCTGCTAATTTCGCCCCCCTTCTCTATCCATATCGTGCCTCTCTGCTGTAGTAGTATTTTTACTACCacgtatttttttttccattttttaatGAAGAAcatgcatctctctctctctctctctctttctctctctctctctctctctctctctctctctctctctctctctctctatatatatatatatatatatatatatatatatatatatatccaagtTGATGAAATTAACTCAAACTATATGCTTCAAATCTTTGTGGGTTCACATATATAGATCTCTTCAATAAGCTAGCTGTTCATGAATGATTTTGAGAGCTTCTTGATTGAAATTAAGCAAGTTGTTTAGTGCAAAGGGTTGCAGGCTGAAGCTGGGATAGTCTGCAGGAAAGGAAAGGATTGTAGCGAAGCGATTGGAAGGCGATGGGAGGCGTGCTGGTGATCTCGGTGCCGTTACTTCTCCTGATCGCGATCCTGGCCCTTGCTTGCTACCTTTTCGGTAGGTCCCGGGGCCGGTCCTAGTGGAGGGCCCCGCAGTATTTGGGCTGCCGGCCCAAATACAGCCCATCCTCCACCTGCTCCGGCCCAAGAGAAGGGCCCAACTACCCACAACATGCGTTGCCGAGAATGCTACATTGTGTATTTGCTCGGACCTTCTGTGGTGTGCTTTTATTTATAGGGAGTGACGTTTGTGGGTTTGGTAGCTTTTTGGCTTCTTTGTCGAGCATGGATTATaagtaataatattatatttgttttATTGCTATTCAGTTGATTAATTCGATAAACACGATGCTTCCTCTTGGCTGGTTCTGGTTAATTAGCTTCCTAAAGAGTCTTGCCAAGTCCCCGTTTTGGAGAAATCTGTGGGCCGTCAAATTTGTAGTTGCTCCAATCCCCGTTCTGGAGGACGACTTTGCTACGATCATTGCCTGAATTTTGTAGGCTTCGGAAGAGAATTAACGATTACCACCCGCTCCTGAGAGATATCCGGACTATGGTTTGTTGTGGGATGGTGCTTCCGGCGAAGCATGTATTTGAGAGGCCAACTAGGCTGTAGATTGGATAGCTTATTTTATTGCCAACCATtttggtgaccatctctgggtgGGAGAGGTGGAGTTGTTTTCCGTGATGTATTGctttttaactttcttacttgTATCGGTGTATGTTATATATAGTATTGCAGTTTttagtaaaaaaataattaaaaaaaagtaattagCTTTCAATATgaaagcaatgttcggatagaTTTGACGGATCAAATGATGCCTGCCTGTTTCAAGGAAGCTTCTACATACTCTTTGCATGCCCAACTAATTATTTTGTCCTTGTATTATAAGTATATACAGCGTTAAATTTCTTGATCTCTAATAAGCATTTTAATATTTCAAAATCTCTAAGATGCCCCACGACCCTATGAAGGTACCATTGATAAGGAGAGTAAAGGATAGCCTCTCGATACATCCTTGCACCCTAACTGGTCCAACCACGTTGGAATCCCATTGGCTCGAGAGGAGAAAAAATCTCATCTGACACGGTCACATTTTGAAAAACGTTGTTGAATGAGAACAACGGTATgattaaataaaataacaactttatatgcttcaaatttttaaaattttttgtttgaaaaaatatttgtaGAAAATGGGCTGCAAATTAGAGataatctctctcttttgtacCCATCTTCGCTTAATGATTGCAGGTGTAGAGCTGAGAATCTCCACCGCAAGGTTTAGTCGGCATTATGAGGATACTACCACCAAAACAAAAGCCCCTtcggtttcttttttttttgctaaaaatagAAGTATCATACATAACATGTACAGATAcaatcaaaaaaatcaaaaagcagtATATCACGGAGTGCACATGACAACTTCACTTCTCTCATCCAGAGATGATCCTCCGAGTGGTTGGCAACAAAAGTGGCTACCCAATCTGCAGCTTCATTGGCTTCTCTAAACACGTGCTTAGTCTGAAGTACCATCACACCACAAACCATGGACCGGATATTTTTTAGCAGCGGGTAGTAACCAACAATCCTTCTTTTTCAATAGCACCACTGCTTATATCTCTTCCTCATGAGTAGTTTATATCTAATGGCGAAGTTATGTACATATATCAAAATCAAGAAAGGAATCTCAATATCTGTATGCGAGTCTCATCTTAACTTCTTTtgtttccttccttttcttaccCAAAAATCTCATCGCGTTCATGTACTGAATCGTAGCTTTGAAACTCTGATGCTGCTGCCGCCTGTACCTCGTCTCACTCTCAATGATAAGCACTCGACTAATTAAATATCAGACTGAACCACAAAATAACTTGAGAATTACTATTTGTAGGTCCCACATGACGTATTTATTATTTGAGGACAAACGAAAGGGGGAAGACATTTGGGCGGCGCGCAAGATGATGTATTTATTATTTGGGTCACCGATGGAGAAATTAGTGGGTAGATTTAGTCCAACGTATCAACCATAAACTAGTCCAACATAAATTGAACACGTCGGCCAAGAAGAACAGCGTGCTGTCCAAAACTTAATTAAAATTAGCGATgactaaaaaatattaaaaaatagcgGAAGCCCTGTTCGTCGTCATCGCGACCGGAACTGAAAAATCGTGGCATTCTCTCCTGTGTCCACGTTGCAGACCAAGCCCACCCCAACCTGCACCCATCAATGCCCGGCCACGGCGGAAGAGATCGAGGCTTCCTCATGATTTCCTCCACCGCACCAACGGACTGCGAactgttggagttttaatttaaaaaaataattatctcctaacttttagttatcttaaatattttaaactattttttttggacGCCTCTCTCTTAGAAGGGCTACGACTTTTCGAAAGAAATCGTTAGCTTCAAAAATAATAGGGCACGTATCTTCAAAAGCATTGAAAATAGTGTCTATAAATAGACTTTTTTCGGAATTGATCCAATCCAACCTCTTTCATAATTTataaattgatgtgaaatatcATTGGATTAAACatgcttgaagttaaaaaaattaataagtcaAATATGATGACTAAAATTTtgtctataaaaaaaattattgcttgTAAAGAAAAACAAGCTTGGCGAAACCCTTACATGAGTCGAAAAAAGGAGATTTGTTGGTGTGATCCCTTCTCACGGGGAACCCACcttatttgaattttaaaataaaaatgattaCATCCAGATTTAGctgaaatattaatatattgttTTCAgtatattacaaataaaaatgattGCATCCAAATTGAGAGCTACAAATTGAATGGTTTGAATCTTTAAAAAGTCTTCTCTATTGATTATTTCAAGCACCAGCACTCAATAAGAtctattctttattttattatttgttatTAAAATCCGTCTTATTAATGATGAATATTTTTGTTGCGGAGCCAAGATAGGATCTATTATAACCCTATTATTCTAAATAGTGAAAGTTTTTTGCTGGACTAGGTCCCATAGTTTTTTACTTTACATAGAAGTTTTTTTCCACGTTAAAAATTGTGTTGTGTCTTGTTTCTAAATTGCTTGATTATGTTGCATGTTAATTGCTTAAGTAGATTGTAGATATTATTGTTGCTTGGTGAGTGATATTCTATTTAATTAtacaaagagagagaaaagagatttGCAGCATCATTATTTCTTGATTGCAATTTTTTTCCGATCTAAAAAGTTATAAACAAATTCCAGATCACACCTTCAACTTCGCATCAAATTCATTGGTTAAGATTTTTGCGTCGtggtcttttttctttctcttggaTAGGAAGGTTATATTAATTTTAGAGTAATTCTACAGGGTGCCAATTGAAAAGCTCCCAAAGCTGCATGTTTGGTGCCACTCATACAAATTAGTGCAATACAAAGCGGTTGAGTGATTACTAAGTTCCCAGGCCAATAAGCCCAGTCCAAATTAGGTGAAGGTGGGATTCAAACCTAAGTCACTGCTATCGGCACTCAAAAGACCTCACCAGTTAAGCCAGCTGACATCCTTTTAATCGATTTATATATTAACTATGCTTTCAATAATATCCATATTCAAATCTTTTTCCACGTAGGTACCCACAACTTGTACCATCCGTCTTCTCAACTCTGCTGTTAAATGTTTTGTTCAGATTGGTTGGTCATCACAATTGATATCTTGGTTACAAATGTGCCTTCTTTTCTGCAGGATCCTTGTTCACTTTGCTTGCTACTAGTTACAGTTGCAGCCACAATTCTGCAACCGACTAATCAGCCACGGCCTTTCGAGTTTCGAGTTTTTGTCTAAGTGCTTGCTGCAGTAATTTTGTTCCACAAATGCCACAAAAAATCAGTGGATGATGCAGTTAAGTGCATGAAGATGCTTTCAGATATGATATCAAATTATATTGTTGATGAAACCAtgtcattcatgaaaatgacgACCGAAGTAAGAAATAAGCAACATTTTTCTGGCGAGAAACACAGAAAGAGAACACCAATGTCATATCCTATTTGTGCAAGAGAATGCATATGATTCACTaacaagcatagccattccaaCCTGCATAAAACCAGAGAGGTAACAGACTTACTCTTGAAGCTCAGAAGAAATGAAACGACAGATGATTGCCTTAAACCGACTATGCATTACATTAACCAACACAAAAATTTGCAGGGTTTACTGTAGCACATTGCCAGCTTGTGTGATGCTTCATTCAAATCAAAATTCCAACCATTCATCATCATATACTCCATCTAGAAAAAGATAGAACAGAagatataaatatccaaaatggAAACCTACAcgattatatatataaattactGACTGCATATACCATAATATACTGGGTCCTTCAAGAGGCTTCCAAACTTCAACACAAATTACATTAATTGGTAATACGAGCACAAAAATTGCttttaaataaaagaaatcTATTGAAATTGTTAACAAGAAGCATGTCCACAAAGAAAGTCATCAACCAGTATAAAACACAAAGAAAGGCATGTCCCATCTAAAACAAAGAGCTTAAAATAGAAACACCCATCATCTATGATGTTAAATTACTGATTGCAAAAAACATGTATATGAAGCTGAAAGACTCCCACCATtcctgaaagaaagaaaagggaaaggatGTATATATGTGCCAATTCCACTTCCACTAGCTGTCCTGATTTGCCCGTTTAAAACCAATGAGGGAGCCTGCAAGGCGCAAAAGGAAGTCCGAGGTGGAGGGAGATTGACTCTGGGGAACATGCAACATACCCGAACCTTCCGGTTGATGACTTCCACTTACCGGTAAAATCTGCTCAGAAGCAGACAATGAGATACCCATATCACTGAAAACTTGTTGCTGGTTCAACCTACTCCCATTTTCCTGTTGAAGATTTGACACAGACATGGAAGTTGTGGATGTAAGGAGATGAGCAAGCCCATGCTGTGTACTTCTAATGTTCAGGTCATAAATGGAATGAGCCATGGAACTGGGAGGAGATCTAACTGCATTGCTCGAGAAGACAGTAGGAGTGCTGTGCCTTGCCAGAACTGGTGGAACAGGCACTACGTTTGAGGATGGGGGCCTCACCTCCACCGAGGAAAGAGGTAACAGGTTTCGGAATGGAGGTAAGTTGGCAGGGGAAGGGCCACTTCCTGAGGGTGAGGTCATGAATGGGCTCTGGGCAAAATGTTGTTGCTGCGGTACCGGAACAAACCATTGCCCAGTACTTGAACACGCACCTGGTAAAGTAACAACATGCATCAGCAACAGGGGGAAAAAAACAACACCTAACCAGTTTATTTGTTGTACATGTAgcatcttcttttttctttcttccttttttttcctcttttgggTAGTATTTGTTACAAAAATATTGTGACTAATGCAAAAGATAGCAGCGGAGTATGGAAAGCTAGACAGGACAATAAGTAACAACAGACACAAGACTTCATGCAGTTCACTTGGAATTGGGCTAGTGTATGTATCCAAAAAGATGCAAATGTGCAAATAATAATCCAATAGTATAAAAAAACTACGATCTTATCGAATATGATAATAATATCGTATGGTTATCCAGAGTTGGAAAGCCACATACAAAGATCATATAAACAGATGCTGAACTAAACTAAATTCGAGCATAATAATAGATATGAAAATAATATACTGGTAGATAGTAAAATATGGAATTAAGCACTTATTAGTATTTGAAATGTataatatttagattagattctctcaaagaaaaatatttaaattagaaAGATTCACATTTCAAATACTATCTACATAATGTTGAAATTTATGCCATGAAGGCATCATATTATGCCCTAAAGGTTTATTAGTGAACACCTGAGTCCATGTTCATTGCACATCTTGGGTACTGCATAGGAAGAGATATGaacatgttttttcttttttatacatGAAGCTTATAGCTACAAGTTGAGTTTCACAAACCAATCCATTGGTTTTGGGTTAAGTCTAATTCAAGCTACCAAGTATCAAACCTATGTCAACCAAGGGCAAATGCTGTTATCAACAAAGGGTATCGACCGAAACACTTTGACACAACCAGTATGCCCCTGGTATTGCTTATTTCAGcctctaaaattaattttttgccTTTTACTTATATTTTATCATCTGAATATTACATTTGTGCAAGAGATATGGTCAAATAATCAATTTAAGTGCCCTAGTCGTGGTTTCGGATGTGTGTTAATGTTTATGTTTTGCATCTTTGTGACATAAGATCATATAACTTGGAACTGAAGTATGTTTAAACATTTATAATAAACAACTGAAATGCAATGAGATTAAACTAAAAATCATTGAATCAATAAATGTTATTAACTACTACCAAGATTCTAGATGAAATGGTCCACGGCCAGCACCGATTTGAAAGCAGTAAATTAAGAACATATTTGATACTAACTTTTGTTGGAATTCATCAACACTGTCATGAACATAGGAGTGGAGACATCAGTGAAGAGTTTCCCAGTGGAGTTGCCAGCATAAACTTCATAATAAGGGGGAGTACTGAGAGTCATTGCTCCATTGCCAAGATTAACTATGAATTGTTGTCAGGTTCAACACCAATGTCAAGTTTTCTTGTCGTGATCAGATGACGTGAAGATACGTGAACAGGTTGAGTTACTCATTGCTGTCAGCATCCCATTATAGTTGTCATAGGAGTCACTGAGCACAACTTTCAAGCTTGACTTGAGCAATTAGAATATGGTCATAGTCTTTTATCACCCTGAGAATTACATGTTGGGTCTGCTTAGAAGTGATGAACTTTTGGGTAAATGAACTCGGCATGGTTTCCCAGTAATGAGATATTTCCATGCCTCTAGTAAACAGTTTACCCTCTGTGTATGTGGGTtcggtttttccttttcttgttgGGGGTGGGGGTTCAGTATTTTGGTTGGGTGGTGTGCCTCGAGTTAGTGTGTGGTGTTTTTGGAAAGAGCAAGCACCATGCACAGTTATTAGGTTcttcatattttgtaaatttattcGATAAAGTTCTTCCTCTCTAATTTTCTTTATCTCACTATTCTCACCTCAAGTATTTGGTGCATGTATTCAATGTACTTGGGCTGGCAGGCTATCCTATACACAAGGAACTGTGCTTTTCAGGAAACTGAAAAAAGAGAGGGGCGGGGAGAAGAAGTGATTTATCTGTCTAGAATTTTGTTCTAGACCAAAACTAGATGATCCTTGCTTCAATCCTACAGAAAATGGATTTGGACAGCACCTGGCTTCCCCATTAACTTGTTCCCACCTTCAAATggtggaaaacaaactaaaaacCAACTAAAACATCATCCCAAGTAACACTGGGTGATACCACTAAGTTTAGTCCAATTCAAAGGTGATATGGGCTCAATCAGCCCTGCTCTGCATAATTCAGGCCAATATGGGTGGTTTGGCCCTGGTTTATCTGATTCCTTTGCATGCTAAGCCCCCCTATACCAGCTCACAGCCAATACAAGGCCGATGTGCCTGGCATTTCAATCCTTGCCTGAGTCACAAGGAACATTGGCCTAGTTCGCACTTGAAATGTCGCTCATAGCTTGGAGTGAGGTTAGCCATTTTAGCCAACGGCTGCACCAGGGCACGTCTATGAAAACTGGAAAGGCTATTTCTTTACTTATCAGCTAGGGTTGATTGCATTAACACACTGGTGTATTTCACATTGCATGGTCGATGCATGAATTTGTCTCATCAAACAGTTATTAAACAGACCAGAGTTGTAGAAGTTGTTATCAACGTTGTATGATTGTCCTTCCCaaggacaattttttttttctttgagaaaaTAAGGGCATAATATCTTGCACTGTGTCTAATACATTCACTCGGGGCCAAGGAAAAACTACTTCAATGAAGTGGGCTTCTGCTCAGCCCACTTACACCAAATCAAATGAGCCCTAAGTAAAAATATAGCTTCCATTGCATAAGTTGCATGTTTTCATCATATTAACCTTTTGCATCTTGCTCTTTAAGTATGTCTCAAAGTCCTTGATAGTTGATGCCACTTCTTCTTTGCCATTTTTCTGAAATAAgccttctttttgttatttttaatttttccgaAAAAAGCTTTCTTTTCCTTGATCAATCCATTATTCCTGTACCTCATCAGTATGCCACCAAGTTTCTTTATATGCGAGTCCTATCACTTTAGACTTTCTAATATGGATAGTGTTAGGAAAAAGGATATAAATACTGCTATGTACTAGTTCATACTGGATTGTACTGGTAAGGTAGCAGTTACTTCTATCAGTATCATAAAGACGCATGATTTTCACCTCTTTTTTCTGTCTCAGCACTAAAAGCTGTGCACCTTGTTAGTATAGTACCATAGAATGGTCGAGATGAAGGAACTGCCACAAAATTTTGCTGCTGCTCAACTGGATAAAGAGGTTCAAGATCTTCTAACTAATAATACTTTTTATTCGTAGATTAGTACAGGATGCTATGGTTAAGGAGGATTGGCCCCTTTACATATTTCAGTTTCCTTGCACTCACCCAAGAACGCTTAACGGATAGAAACATTCCATTCCCTTCTACACATAGACGGTGGCTCAATGTACAAGGCTCCTGCATTGCGTAGTGTGAGGAGGGTTAGATGTATGCAGACTTACCCCCATGTATGGAAAGGTTATTTCTATGTTTTGAAGCCATGACCTCAAGGTCGAAATGGAGCAACCATACCATTGCGCTAAGGCTCACACTCACCACCCCTTCTACATATGAACTTCCTAAATTTCTCAATAAAACTATTGATGACATCTAGCACACAAAGTCACATCCATTATCCACTGAAATGAACTAAAAGAAACAcccaaaatcagttttaaacTAACTTTCAAGAAAACTCAGAATGGGAGTATGGGACTGGGCTCTTCCCTTTGTTTTGTTGTTAATTCTAAAAGGCTCCTGGCTCCTGAAATACTTGTCTAGTAACTTCTAATATAGCTAACTGTCTAATCCGTCTCCCACTTATTTCACTCTAAAAACTTAATTTATATTGAAAAGATGCTACAATTTTCCTGTTTAAGTTTCATCATCTCATCTTTGACAATGCAGTGGCTTCAATTATTGTCCTCTTCCTCCTATTGCATCCATTCTAAAACTATTAGCCTATGTTGCGTGGTCACATGTCCCTTGGTATCACTATCCACTATTTGCATATTAAATCctcttctaatttttttaataaaatctgAGCAAGTGTGATCCACTTTTAAGAATGACTTAATATTCATCTTTGTACTTTTGCTAACACTGGATCATATGCTCATCTCTACTTAACAATAGTGAGCAACCATATTTTGACATTTTATACTTAGATTTGATTTATCATCCTGATACTCTCATAGGTAATGTGACTATCATTTTTTGCGctatgtttgcatgtgaatccatgtatatattaaaaaaataatactagGCCTAATGTAGGTTAGCCATGTCTCTCATCTTCCAAAATTAGATATCATGTGTATGCTATATGTATATTTgtatcaaggttttaaatactaAAACCGAACTTGGTACCATGTTTTGCATCAGAACAACATGGTATCAGTAGGCACTAGTACCGATAGTAGTAATAAAACTGAAAGattctaaaaaataattaaaaaaaatcatcaatgctGACCGGTATGACCAATGTATGGCCAACATGGAACTACTGATATGCACCAGTACGGGCCAGTATAGACAGGTACGGATGGTGTATATCAGTACAGCTACTTTGGTGTCTCAACACCCATACCGGTGCCAGTTTTGCACAAAAAGGTGCAGTACTGGTCATACCATCCCACTCTAGCAGTTTTTGAGACCACAATTTGCATGTAATAAATAATGAAGTGCACTTATATGAAAGAGAATTTTTGATAACATATTTAATTACCAATGTTTACATAAGAAAATGCATGAAATGAAAAACATAAGCATCTGCAGGAGTTTTTAATCCACTTGAGAGTTTTTTACAGCTCAGAACATAGATGAATGCTTGCTGGCAGATTTAATTTGCTATTCACAATGAAACTAGATATATGAAAGAGATTATGGTGGTGATTTTCATACCTTGATAAGCATTTCCAGCCTCCTCAAAGGTTTCATTAAATATCTCCCGAAATCCCCCAGCTAATTCTTGATGCTGGCTAACTTTAGTGTACATCATCTCAATGTCCTTTCTTCTCTTTACAAACTCTTTGTCAGTATCCTGAATTAGTGCATCGTACTTTCTTTTTAGATTATCTATCTCTTTTTTATATTCTAATTTAAGTTTAAGTTTCTGTCCAACAAAAAGCAGATAAACAGTCAAGATAACAGCTAGAGTAAAATCTGACAAAATGAACAGCCAAAGATTATTTGCAAAATAATGTCTTGCATGGTTACCTTTTCTTCATGCCTTTGGACAAATAAAGCCTTCAGTGCATATAATCTCTTCAACTCATGATGAAATATCTGGATATTAGGATCTAGTTGAGGCATGGATTGCATTATTGGGCAACTTAATGCAAAATGACTGCCTCTCTCTGGTTGACCACTGGTGGATCTGAGAAACTCAGTGTGTGCTCTGGCAGGAGGAATATCAGTAGTAGGAGGCATTGGATGGACAAAAGGGTGTGAGAATAAAAGATTGGAGTTCTCCCACTGTGCATCTGTGAATACAATGGGCTGTTGCATGGACACTTCTGTAAGTTGAGCAGAACAGTGTATTTGACCATCAGGCTCTAAGTCACTTCCTGCAGGTGCAGGTGTGTTTGGATGACCATGCACAGCTGAAGTCAAGCCAATAGATGGAGGCAGAGGCTGTGAGGATATGTGATTAGACTCTTCAAGTACAAGCCACTGTTGCATTGATGCTTCCGTAGGTTGAGCCGAACAAAGTACTTGATTGCAAGGAACTTGATCACTTCTGACAGATGAAGGTCTGCTTGCATGACCTTTCACAGCTAAAGCCAAGTCAACAGGTGGAGAACGAGGTTGTGAGGATATACAGTCAGACTGTTTCAGCTGTGCAGCTGTGGCTACAACTGGCGGTTGCATTGATACTTCGGTTAGTTGAGCAGAACAATGTATCCGATTGCAAGCGCTCCCTACAGAGGCAGGTGAGCTTCCATCACCTTGCATAACAGAAGCTAAGCCAACAGATAAAGGAAGCCCCAGCGAAATGGGATTTGGGACTGTTGAAACGTTGAATGTTTTGTCATTTTTTTGAAATCCTGTATCAACTGAACTTAATGCAGAAGCCACATTATTTGGGAAAGAACTTGAGCCTTGGTCACCTCCCACTCTAGGTACAGCAGACCTCTCCTGTTCACTGATGGAGGGCACCTGCTCAGGCACAACAATGATTAGAACTCATTTTCCAGCCACCTCTCTAATATAAAACCAACAGGATCATTATCTTTGTTATGTAATATAAGGCTGTCATACAGATAATGATCATTACAATAAGGATGGAGTTCAAATAAATCAGTTCGAATTGTAGTTCTAGTTAGTCTTATAAAGAATTTGTCATTCCGATTACAGgcatataatttcagaaatGAAATATGTCATGACAGAATAGCCAGTAATGTCTGCATCAGGAATTATCATGGAagcataaaatatataatactaTCGTAAAGTTCAAGGACTAAATGTAGTACAAAGCAACTCTGTGGCGTAATGCATGAGGCAGagacaaaaaaaatttcaagcaGAAATGGgatataagttttttttatcaaaCTGTGCTATGATATTTTGAGAAATAGACAATCAAACTGATAACATATAGCAGTATGAATCAATGTGCTAACAAGTATAAAATGCTAAAAAGTGATTTAAGTTTCTAATCAAGTTTTGTTtacaattattcttatcataggCAACCTCCATTAACTacaatttcctttttcttccccgCAACCTCAATCTTTTGATTTGTTATGTCCTTTCTTGCCTTAAACATCCACAAAAATCCTCCCAGTTCCTATATTAATTGTACTTCAGTCTTCCTTGCACATGATCCTATCAATTCAT
Above is a genomic segment from Phoenix dactylifera cultivar Barhee BC4 chromosome 2, palm_55x_up_171113_PBpolish2nd_filt_p, whole genome shotgun sequence containing:
- the LOC103708431 gene encoding uncharacterized protein LOC103708431 isoform X3: MEEAQGSQSSKHHKMEKPDIGEARPSFPEKDVSKVPVSEASSKAALFDEEELEEGEIRGDEPLITGWTKMSFVDEELEEGEIREDEPLMPGWTKMSYVDEELEEGEIREGLSSEAGQNALENHEASLEVSSSDKQEIGEAGVRVGQSSVPRNDGTEDFLHETSPDLTLLDDEVEKVEIRVSPVGRISSQQANLVEQDETPVLEPLSAKLHQQIRSLKDEILKKQIDLIDEIYSIRLRTLLLKQNEELREFKTLKGEQQMELVKMKNWDFHAIHIGPSVREYRIKLLNEEFSKRMDEFEKHMWGQRKKLMVMQIEARNKEKQMKDCWLEEAKAGILEESFYEIPLSSTGFKLEKFKLSKHYGAHDGSGNNKAVAGSSSDLTTRPVESTELTDRSTDSASSCTNVVESCELSRPSPSVLPLNQHGRAENMPLETEDQASNKINAVCTKFDEGGTDPGIAATASSKQDGGTGSSVVCLTDPTKQDKTEILSFAHALKSSEGARTVLCNQVPSISEQERSAVPRVGGDQGSSSFPNNVASALSSVDTGFQKNDKTFNVSTVPNPISLGLPLSVGLASVMQGDGSSPASVGSACNRIHCSAQLTEVSMQPPVVATAAQLKQSDCISSQPRSPPVDLALAVKGHASRPSSVRSDQVPCNQVLCSAQPTEASMQQWLVLEESNHISSQPLPPSIGLTSAVHGHPNTPAPAGSDLEPDGQIHCSAQLTEVSMQQPIVFTDAQWENSNLLFSHPFVHPMPPTTDIPPARAHTEFLRSTSGQPERGSHFALSCPIMQSMPQLDPNIQIFHHELKRLYALKALFVQRHEEKKLKLKLEYKKEIDNLKRKYDALIQDTDKEFVKRRKDIEMMYTKVSQHQELAGGFREIFNETFEEAGNAYQGACSSTGQWFVPVPQQQHFAQSPFMTSPSGSGPSPANLPPFRNLLPLSSVEVRPPSSNVVPVPPVLARHSTPTVFSSNAVRSPPSSMAHSIYDLNIRSTQHGLAHLLTSTTSMSVSNLQQENGSRLNQQQVFSDMGISLSASEQILPVSGSHQPEGSGMLHVPQSQSPSTSDFLLRLAGSLIGFKRANQDS